From the Leptolyngbya sp. O-77 genome, one window contains:
- a CDS encoding zinc ribbon domain-containing protein: MAYVTDLGTGQRLWIESRDRLSIFTLMSASAGQQQSQRVSVETGAWIAPPQVFRTAAGFVVQLETEGGLRFVQVQGGQMQVLSGVPVLSGAIALPLQAAVEDPMPSMEPMEPMKPMEPMKPMEPMKPMPPMPPMNAGQPLQMGKLQMGKLQMGDMEMSLNPMQMKMGNLELRMGSAERQPQQRFCTQCGSEVQMGDRFCAQCGHRVGELSHG, translated from the coding sequence ATGGCGTATGTTACAGACCTGGGTACGGGCCAGCGCCTCTGGATAGAAAGCCGCGATCGCCTCTCGATTTTCACGCTGATGAGCGCCAGCGCTGGGCAGCAGCAGAGCCAGCGAGTGTCGGTAGAAACGGGCGCATGGATCGCGCCGCCGCAAGTGTTTCGCACGGCTGCTGGGTTTGTGGTGCAGCTTGAGACGGAGGGCGGGTTGCGGTTTGTGCAGGTGCAGGGCGGCCAGATGCAGGTGCTAAGCGGGGTGCCCGTGCTGTCGGGGGCGATCGCGCTGCCGCTGCAAGCGGCCGTAGAAGACCCGATGCCGTCGATGGAGCCGATGGAACCCATGAAGCCGATGGAACCCATGAAGCCGATGGAACCCATGAAGCCGATGCCGCCGATGCCACCTATGAACGCTGGGCAGCCACTGCAAATGGGCAAATTGCAAATGGGCAAATTGCAAATGGGCGATATGGAAATGAGCCTTAACCCGATGCAGATGAAGATGGGCAACCTGGAGCTACGCATGGGCAGCGCCGAACGCCAGCCCCAGCAGCGATTTTGTACGCAGTGTGGCAGCGAGGTGCAGATGGGCGATCGCTTTTGTGCCCAGTGTGGTCATCGGGTGGGAGAACTGAGCCACGGCTGA
- a CDS encoding Ycf51 family protein, with protein MPTPAEFLTATQWAGVITLVAGAIAALGFLFSWGIRFRFVGITGFMAVLTVGLFALSLMPITRVEIPGAVRFSTVYDSGSTQVVIAVPPDITKEQLTATLQQAASDLFSPGRLGRGGENQMTIRARTVTHPKAGLTQLVYLGQVKRSLFDRNDDKMEISIFEE; from the coding sequence ATGCCAACACCTGCTGAATTTTTGACGGCGACCCAGTGGGCGGGAGTTATTACTTTAGTGGCTGGGGCGATCGCCGCTCTCGGCTTCTTGTTCAGTTGGGGCATCCGCTTCCGCTTCGTGGGCATCACCGGGTTTATGGCCGTGCTGACGGTGGGGCTGTTTGCGCTTAGCCTAATGCCGATTACCCGCGTGGAAATTCCCGGTGCGGTGCGCTTTTCGACAGTCTATGACTCTGGCTCCACCCAGGTTGTAATCGCCGTTCCGCCCGATATTACCAAAGAACAGCTCACCGCCACACTCCAGCAGGCGGCCAGCGACCTCTTTTCGCCCGGCCGCCTGGGCCGCGGCGGCGAAAACCAAATGACTATCCGCGCCCGCACCGTGACCCACCCGAAAGCAGGGCTAACCCAACTGGTGTATCTGGGTCAGGTCAAGCGCTCCCTGTTCGATCGCAACGACGATAAGATGGAAATCTCTATTTTTGAGGAGTGA
- a CDS encoding alpha/beta hydrolase: MPLSAPLKRFTPSYRWRSPLGWVGGALLLVGSLAEPAAAAKKLSIKLGPVQSSVQLSDLQHYAKTGDVQDSLRGYRLLLSPSLQSTLQSSIPLDPNAGQRLVKDLLSSSAGDRLLTALERVIPNGDRKMLQLALTRAATHANGLSLLGFLQEFPAPEVVLDLTAVASLTSQMNLAYWQSQALTSILERELTVPEAAPFHAELDPTRPGTHWVRQQSLVFRDYERARTIPVDLYWSYRTTGPLIVISHGFGADRRFLGYLARHLASYGFAVAALEHPGSNVAWITEITQGRPRGQYGTDLLPSHEFIDRPHDISFLLSELDRLNRHSTLLKGRLDTQQVVVIGHSLGGYTALALAGARLDLPNLRQFCNSPERVALSIADWLQCTAADLPDELPDLRDRRVARVMLLNPVMGRLFDEESLAKIRIPTLIVSGTSDAVMPAVSQQLLPFTQLPADSKLLLTVIGGGHLSVGDPENLNQALTHSLFMREQGDRETEALRQLLKGISLSFVKQLTPDARHYEPFLSAEYVQSFSTATLQLRLNAQLSEKLSNWLQMAALPLEQMTSSTQPQPRQYVRTQVAGTGITVLLAGLPLVVFVLPGYLSSSVNRVLRRKGQPGRADLSGQSQSGHSQPGHSNRLHSEQADGELTDRTAHVGIADSTDSEEADRS; this comes from the coding sequence GTGCCTTTATCTGCCCCTCTGAAACGGTTTACCCCATCCTACCGATGGCGATCGCCCCTGGGCTGGGTGGGTGGAGCGCTGCTGCTGGTGGGTAGCCTAGCCGAGCCGGCAGCAGCGGCAAAAAAGCTCTCGATCAAGCTCGGCCCGGTGCAGTCTTCGGTGCAATTGTCTGATTTGCAGCACTACGCCAAGACCGGGGATGTGCAGGATTCGCTGCGGGGCTATCGGCTATTGCTCAGTCCATCTCTGCAAAGCACGCTGCAAAGCAGTATTCCACTTGATCCCAACGCTGGGCAGCGCCTGGTTAAGGATCTTCTGAGTTCCTCAGCGGGCGATCGCCTGCTCACAGCGTTGGAGCGCGTCATCCCCAATGGCGATCGCAAAATGCTGCAACTGGCGCTGACTCGTGCCGCCACCCACGCCAACGGGCTAAGCCTGCTGGGATTCTTGCAGGAATTTCCTGCTCCAGAAGTCGTGCTAGACCTGACGGCAGTTGCCTCGCTCACTTCGCAGATGAATCTGGCCTACTGGCAGAGTCAGGCGCTGACCTCGATTTTGGAGCGCGAACTGACCGTGCCCGAAGCGGCTCCCTTCCATGCGGAGCTAGACCCAACCCGTCCCGGCACTCATTGGGTACGCCAGCAGTCCCTCGTCTTCCGCGACTACGAACGGGCCCGCACGATTCCGGTCGATTTGTACTGGAGCTATCGCACGACTGGCCCGCTCATCGTCATTTCCCACGGCTTTGGAGCCGACCGCCGTTTTTTGGGCTATCTGGCGAGACACTTGGCTTCCTATGGCTTTGCGGTGGCTGCACTGGAACACCCTGGCAGCAATGTAGCCTGGATTACGGAAATTACGCAGGGCAGGCCGCGGGGGCAATATGGCACCGATCTCCTGCCTAGCCATGAATTTATCGATCGCCCTCACGACATCAGCTTTTTGCTGAGCGAACTGGATCGGTTGAATCGCCACTCTACCTTGCTCAAGGGGCGGCTGGATACCCAGCAAGTCGTGGTCATTGGCCACTCGCTGGGCGGCTACACGGCGCTGGCGCTGGCCGGAGCCAGACTCGATTTGCCCAATCTGCGCCAGTTTTGCAATAGCCCGGAGCGGGTCGCCCTGTCCATTGCCGACTGGTTGCAGTGTACGGCGGCGGATCTGCCCGACGAACTGCCCGATCTGCGCGATCGCCGGGTGGCACGAGTGATGCTGCTCAATCCGGTGATGGGTCGCCTGTTTGACGAAGAGAGCCTGGCGAAGATCCGCATTCCGACGCTGATTGTATCGGGTACTTCAGACGCAGTGATGCCCGCCGTAAGCCAGCAGTTGTTGCCCTTTACCCAGCTTCCGGCTGATTCCAAGCTCTTGCTCACGGTCATTGGCGGCGGCCACCTCAGCGTCGGTGATCCCGAAAATCTTAACCAGGCGCTCACCCATAGCCTATTTATGCGAGAACAGGGCGATCGCGAAACGGAGGCACTCCGACAATTGCTCAAGGGCATCTCGCTGTCCTTTGTCAAACAGCTTACGCCCGATGCTCGTCACTACGAGCCATTTTTGTCGGCAGAGTATGTCCAGTCGTTTTCCACTGCTACCCTCCAACTCCGGCTCAATGCACAGCTTTCAGAAAAGCTGTCGAACTGGCTTCAGATGGCAGCGCTGCCCCTAGAACAGATGACCTCCAGCACCCAGCCCCAGCCGCGTCAATACGTCAGAACTCAGGTGGCAGGAACGGGGATCACCGTGCTGCTGGCGGGGTTGCCGCTGGTGGTGTTTGTTCTGCCGGGATATTTATCCTCATCGGTGAATCGGGTGCTACGGCGCAAAGGTCAACCGGGACGAGCCGATTTGTCAGGACAATCTCAGTCAGGGCATTCTCAGCCAGGGCATTCTAATAGGCTACATTCCGAGCAGGCAGACGGGGAACTAACGGATCGAACTGCCCATGTGGGAATCGCAGACTCAACAGACTCAGAAGAAGCCGATAGATCCTGA
- a CDS encoding alpha-E domain-containing protein — translation MLSRVADSIYWLNRYIERAENVARFVDVNLNLLLDSPVGVAQQWEPLVLTTGDLTLFKENYGAATADNVIRFLTFDAKYPNSILSCLQMARENARSVRESISSEMWEQVNDFYFMVKDACQRPDDLDLSDFFSQVKMSSHLFAGVMNATMSHNEGWHFGRIGRMIERADKTARILDVKYFILLPSVKDVGTPLDELQWIALLKSASGYEMYRKRQHRITPQDVVNFLVLDREFPRSIQFCLLEAERSLHQITGSSRGVWRNPAERALGKLRSELDYITVEEITQRGLHEFLDDLETALNDIGRKIRETFFALEVV, via the coding sequence ATGCTCAGCCGTGTTGCCGATTCCATCTACTGGCTCAACCGCTATATCGAGCGGGCCGAAAACGTCGCCCGATTTGTAGACGTGAACCTGAATCTGCTGCTGGATTCGCCCGTGGGCGTGGCGCAGCAGTGGGAGCCACTGGTGCTGACGACGGGCGACCTGACGCTGTTCAAAGAGAACTATGGCGCAGCGACCGCCGACAATGTGATCCGCTTCCTTACCTTTGATGCCAAATACCCTAACTCCATCCTGTCCTGCCTGCAAATGGCGCGAGAAAATGCGCGATCGGTGCGGGAGAGCATTTCCTCGGAAATGTGGGAGCAGGTCAACGACTTCTACTTCATGGTGAAAGATGCCTGCCAGCGCCCCGATGACCTGGACTTGTCGGACTTTTTCTCGCAGGTAAAGATGTCGAGTCATCTGTTTGCAGGCGTGATGAACGCTACTATGTCGCACAACGAGGGCTGGCACTTTGGGCGGATTGGGCGGATGATCGAGCGGGCCGACAAGACCGCGCGGATTTTGGACGTGAAGTATTTTATCCTGCTGCCCTCAGTCAAAGATGTGGGCACGCCGCTGGACGAGTTGCAGTGGATTGCGCTGCTGAAGTCTGCTAGCGGCTATGAGATGTATCGCAAGCGCCAGCACCGCATCACGCCGCAGGACGTGGTGAATTTTTTGGTGCTGGATCGGGAGTTTCCCCGGTCGATTCAGTTTTGCTTGCTAGAGGCAGAGCGATCGCTCCACCAGATCACGGGCAGTTCTCGCGGCGTATGGCGCAACCCAGCAGAACGCGCCCTCGGAAAACTGCGTTCCGAACTGGACTACATTACTGTTGAAGAGATCACCCAGCGCGGGCTGCATGAGTTTCTCGATGACCTGGAAACCGCGCTCAACGACATTGGCCGGAAAATCCGCGAAACCTTCTTTGCACTGGAAGTGGTCTAG
- a CDS encoding circularly permuted type 2 ATP-grasp protein, producing MKLDDYDPGDFYDELFVRKGQPRPEALPLVERISSLSIEDLQQRQQSAQKALLRLGATFNVYSDDQGTERVLPFDIIPRIVSGSDWAWLERGLKQRVEALNRFLSDIYGEQKIVKDGLIPEDLIYSSRGFLKPCLGMEPPNGIWCHITGTDLVRDRDGQWYVLEDNLRCPSGASYVLENRRVMKTTFPLVFGQMPILPVDDYAGQLLETLLNLAPPHLDDPTVVVLTPGMYNSAYFEHSFLAQQMGVELVQGSDLVVADGYLQMKTTKGLQRVDVVYRRIDDDFLDPTTFRPDSMLGIPGIMEVYRRGRVALANAPGTGVADDKVIYAYVPKMVEYYLGEDQIIPNVPTYLCWEPQDQAHVLANLDKLVVKAANESGGYGMLIGPHATPEQREDFAERIRATPRNYIAQPTLTLSRAPTLMGDRLEGCHVDLRPYILYGKEIYVNPGGLTRVALRRGSLVVNSSQGGGTKDTWVVGNS from the coding sequence GTGAAATTGGACGACTACGATCCCGGAGATTTCTACGACGAGCTGTTTGTCAGAAAAGGACAACCTCGCCCCGAAGCGCTGCCCCTGGTCGAGCGCATCAGCTCTTTGAGCATCGAAGACTTGCAGCAGCGTCAGCAGTCTGCCCAAAAAGCCCTGCTGCGGCTGGGGGCGACCTTCAACGTCTATAGCGATGATCAGGGCACCGAGCGGGTGTTGCCCTTCGACATTATTCCGCGCATCGTATCTGGAAGTGACTGGGCCTGGCTAGAGCGCGGACTCAAGCAGCGAGTCGAGGCGCTGAATCGCTTCCTCAGCGATATTTACGGGGAGCAAAAAATTGTCAAAGATGGGCTGATTCCCGAAGACCTAATTTATTCGTCAAGGGGCTTTCTCAAACCCTGTCTGGGCATGGAGCCGCCCAACGGCATCTGGTGCCACATCACAGGGACGGATCTGGTGCGCGATCGCGACGGGCAGTGGTATGTGCTGGAAGACAACCTGCGCTGTCCCTCTGGCGCGTCCTACGTGCTGGAAAATCGCCGCGTCATGAAAACCACGTTTCCGCTGGTGTTTGGGCAAATGCCGATTTTGCCCGTAGACGACTACGCGGGTCAGCTTTTGGAAACCCTGCTAAATTTGGCTCCGCCCCACTTGGACGATCCCACCGTGGTCGTGCTGACACCGGGAATGTATAACTCTGCCTATTTTGAGCATTCCTTTTTGGCACAGCAGATGGGCGTGGAGCTGGTGCAGGGCAGCGACCTAGTGGTAGCGGACGGCTATCTGCAAATGAAGACCACCAAGGGACTCCAGCGGGTGGATGTGGTCTATCGCCGCATTGACGACGATTTTCTCGACCCCACCACGTTTCGCCCCGACTCGATGCTGGGCATTCCCGGCATTATGGAGGTCTATCGGCGCGGGCGGGTGGCGCTGGCCAATGCGCCGGGTACGGGCGTAGCCGACGACAAGGTGATCTACGCCTACGTGCCCAAAATGGTGGAGTATTATCTGGGCGAAGACCAGATCATTCCCAACGTGCCGACCTATCTCTGCTGGGAGCCGCAGGATCAGGCCCATGTCCTGGCAAACTTGGACAAGCTGGTGGTGAAGGCGGCGAACGAGTCTGGCGGCTATGGAATGCTGATCGGCCCCCACGCCACGCCAGAGCAGCGCGAAGACTTTGCCGAACGCATCCGCGCCACCCCGCGCAACTATATCGCCCAGCCCACGCTGACGCTGTCTCGCGCCCCGACGCTGATGGGCGATCGCCTCGAAGGGTGCCACGTCGATCTACGGCCGTATATTCTCTACGGCAAAGAGATTTATGTAAACCCGGGCGGACTCACTCGCGTTGCCCTGCGGCGCGGCTCCCTGGTTGTCAACTCATCCCAGGGCGGCGGCACAAAGGATACGTGGGTCGTGGGCAATAGTTAG